A section of the Roseovarius sp. W115 genome encodes:
- the scpA gene encoding methylmalonyl-CoA mutase: protein MGKNTDAWREIAEKELRGRPLEDLTWNTLEGIPVKPLYTEDDLGSLDHLGTIPGQAPFTRGVKATMYAGRPWTIRQYAGFSTAEESNAFYRRNLAAGQQGVSVAFDLATHRGYDSDHERVVGDVGKAGVAIDSVEDMKILFDGIPLDQVSVSMTMNGAVIPVLASFIVAGEEQGHSRSVLSGTIQNDILKEFMVRNTYIYPPEPSMRIVSDIIEYTANEMPKFNSISISGYHMQEAGANLVQELAYTLADGREYVRAAIEAGMDVDKFAGRLSFFFAIGMNFFMEAAKLRAARLLWHRIMTEFGAKNERSKMLRTHCQTSGVSLQEQDPYNNVIRTAYEAMSAVLGGTQSLHTNALDEAIALPTDFSARIARNTQLVLQEETGVTNVVDPLAGSYYVESLTAELAEKAWALMDEVEEMGGMTKAVASGMPKLRIEESAATRQAMIDRGDEVIVGVNKYRKDKEDPIDILDIDNSAVRDSQIARLEKIRAERDEAACQAALNELTRRAKEGGNLLEGAVEAARARASVGEISMALEKEFGRHRAEVKTLAGVYGAAYEGDEGFAAIQKSVEDFADAEGRRPRMLVVKMGQDGHDRGAKVIATAFADIGFDVDVGPLFQTPDEAAQDAIDNDVHVIGISSQAAGHKTLAPQLIDALKEKDASDIIVICGGVIPQQDYEFLKSAGVKAIFGPGTNIPEAAQDILRLIHEARAA, encoded by the coding sequence ATGGGAAAGAACACAGACGCCTGGCGTGAGATTGCTGAAAAAGAGCTGCGCGGACGTCCGCTTGAGGATCTGACGTGGAACACGCTGGAAGGTATTCCGGTCAAGCCACTCTATACCGAGGACGATCTGGGGTCGCTTGATCATCTGGGCACAATCCCGGGCCAGGCACCTTTCACGCGCGGGGTGAAGGCGACGATGTATGCCGGGCGCCCCTGGACGATCCGGCAATATGCGGGCTTTTCCACGGCTGAGGAATCCAACGCATTTTACCGCCGTAATCTGGCCGCCGGGCAGCAGGGTGTCTCGGTCGCCTTCGATCTGGCAACCCATCGTGGCTATGACAGCGACCATGAACGCGTTGTGGGTGACGTCGGCAAAGCCGGTGTGGCGATTGATAGCGTCGAGGACATGAAAATCCTCTTTGACGGTATCCCGCTTGATCAGGTCAGCGTTTCGATGACCATGAACGGTGCGGTGATCCCGGTTCTGGCCAGCTTCATTGTGGCCGGTGAAGAACAGGGTCACTCGCGCAGCGTTCTGTCCGGCACAATTCAGAATGACATTCTGAAAGAGTTTATGGTGCGCAACACCTATATCTACCCGCCGGAACCGTCGATGCGGATCGTCTCGGATATTATTGAATACACGGCCAATGAGATGCCCAAATTCAACTCGATCAGCATCTCGGGTTATCACATGCAGGAGGCGGGCGCGAACCTCGTGCAGGAGCTGGCCTATACCCTGGCCGATGGGCGCGAATATGTGCGCGCTGCCATTGAGGCGGGCATGGATGTTGATAAATTTGCAGGTCGGCTGAGTTTCTTCTTTGCCATCGGCATGAATTTCTTCATGGAAGCGGCCAAACTGCGCGCCGCGCGTTTGCTCTGGCACCGCATCATGACCGAGTTTGGCGCCAAGAATGAGCGCTCCAAGATGCTGCGCACCCATTGCCAGACCTCTGGTGTGAGCCTGCAAGAGCAAGACCCGTATAACAACGTCATCCGCACGGCCTATGAAGCAATGAGCGCTGTGTTGGGCGGCACGCAAAGCCTGCACACCAACGCGCTGGATGAGGCGATTGCGCTGCCCACGGATTTCTCGGCGCGGATCGCGCGTAACACCCAACTTGTGCTGCAGGAAGAGACCGGCGTGACCAATGTCGTCGATCCTCTGGCGGGGTCCTATTACGTCGAAAGCTTGACGGCAGAACTGGCTGAAAAGGCCTGGGCGCTCATGGATGAGGTCGAAGAAATGGGCGGTATGACCAAGGCCGTGGCCTCTGGCATGCCCAAGCTTCGGATCGAGGAATCTGCGGCCACGAGACAGGCGATGATCGACCGAGGCGACGAAGTGATCGTGGGGGTCAACAAGTACCGCAAGGACAAAGAAGACCCGATCGACATTCTCGATATCGACAATTCTGCCGTGCGCGACAGCCAGATCGCACGTCTGGAGAAAATCCGCGCCGAGCGCGATGAAGCCGCATGTCAGGCGGCTTTGAATGAATTGACACGACGGGCGAAAGAGGGCGGCAACCTTTTGGAAGGCGCCGTTGAGGCCGCAAGGGCACGGGCATCTGTGGGAGAGATCAGTATGGCTTTGGAAAAGGAATTTGGACGGCACCGCGCTGAGGTGAAAACGCTCGCCGGGGTTTATGGCGCAGCTTATGAGGGCGACGAAGGGTTTGCCGCGATTCAGAAGTCGGTCGAGGATTTTGCGGATGCCGAGGGGCGCAGGCCCCGGATGCTGGTGGTCAAAATGGGTCAGGACGGGCATGACCGCGGGGCCAAAGTCATTGCGACCGCCTTTGCCGATATCGGGTTTGACGTCGATGTGGGACCACTCTTCCAGACGCCCGATGAGGCGGCACAGGATGCGATTGATAACGATGTCCATGTGATCGGCATTTCCAGCCAGGCCGCTGGCCACAAGACTTTGGCGCCGCAACTCATTGATGCGCTTAAGGAAAAAGACGCCAGCGATATTATCGTGATCTGCGGCGGTGTCATTCCGCAGCAGGATTACGAGTTCCTGAAATCCGCAGGGGTGAAGGCGATCTTTGGGCCGGGCACAAATATCCCCGAGGCGGCGCAGGATATCCTGCGGCTGATCCATGAGGCGCGCGCTGCATGA
- a CDS encoding molecular chaperone DjiA → MSIWNRISEALSALAKGEPLTRVFDALRTPPERSVAFAIAVIALGAKMAKADGLVTRDEVTAFREVFQIAQDDEAGAARVFNLARQDVVGFEDYAQRIKTMFGTETDTLFDLMEGLFHIAVADGVYHPNEDVFLERVAQIFEIPDAQFQVLRSRFVPDAKPDPYAVLGVDPNAPIDEIRKHYRALVRDMHPDRMIARGVPQEAIKLAEKRLSDINHAWEEISGKG, encoded by the coding sequence ATGTCCATCTGGAACCGTATCTCCGAAGCGCTTTCTGCGCTGGCCAAGGGCGAACCGCTCACACGTGTTTTTGACGCGCTGCGCACGCCGCCTGAGCGCAGCGTGGCGTTTGCCATTGCCGTGATCGCGCTTGGGGCCAAGATGGCCAAGGCCGATGGGTTGGTCACGCGCGATGAGGTGACGGCCTTTCGCGAAGTCTTTCAGATTGCGCAGGATGATGAGGCAGGTGCGGCGCGGGTCTTTAACCTCGCCCGGCAGGATGTGGTGGGGTTCGAGGATTACGCGCAACGGATCAAGACGATGTTCGGGACAGAGACGGACACGCTTTTTGACCTGATGGAAGGGCTATTTCATATTGCCGTAGCCGACGGGGTCTATCATCCCAACGAAGATGTGTTCCTAGAGCGAGTAGCTCAGATTTTCGAGATACCGGACGCGCAATTTCAGGTGCTGCGCAGCCGTTTTGTGCCTGATGCGAAGCCTGATCCTTATGCGGTTCTGGGCGTGGATCCAAACGCACCAATAGATGAAATTCGCAAGCATTACCGTGCCTTGGTGCGTGACATGCATCCTGATCGCATGATTGCGCGGGGCGTCCCGCAAGAAGCCATTAAGCTGGCCGAAAAGCGGCTGAGTGATATCAATCACGCCTGGGAGGAGATCAGCGGAAAGGGCTGA
- a CDS encoding VOC family protein: MIVLDHFAIAAETLESGRAYAEEVLGVPLLPGGRHPHFGTHNLLLGLEDGLYLEVISIDPDAPAPEYPRWFDLDRFTGRARPTNWICRTDDLSGFVAEHPQAGVPVPLARGDLRWQMSVPPTGILPYDNMFPAVIEWAGDDTPARRLPASGCRLKMLTISHPDADLLSQTLAPVFQETRVRFETAPAGLVAEMDTPSGVRVLE, translated from the coding sequence ATGATAGTTCTGGATCACTTCGCAATCGCCGCCGAAACGCTTGAAAGCGGTCGGGCCTATGCCGAAGAGGTCCTTGGCGTGCCGCTGTTGCCCGGCGGGCGGCATCCGCATTTCGGCACGCATAACCTGCTTTTAGGGTTAGAGGACGGGCTATACCTCGAAGTAATCAGCATTGATCCTGACGCGCCTGCACCTGAATATCCTCGCTGGTTTGATCTGGATCGCTTCACCGGTCGAGCGCGGCCAACAAACTGGATTTGCCGGACCGATGATCTGAGTGGGTTTGTCGCGGAACATCCGCAAGCTGGTGTGCCCGTTCCGTTGGCACGCGGCGATCTGCGATGGCAGATGTCCGTCCCACCCACTGGAATTCTGCCCTATGACAACATGTTTCCCGCCGTCATCGAATGGGCCGGCGATGATACACCAGCGCGCCGTTTGCCCGCATCTGGATGTCGCTTGAAAATGCTCACGATCTCGCATCCTGATGCTGATCTGCTGAGCCAGACACTGGCTCCGGTGTTCCAAGAGACCCGCGTACGCTTTGAAACGGCTCCTGCGGGGCTGGTTGCCGAGATGGACACGCCATCAGGTGTGCGTGTGCTGGAATGA
- a CDS encoding endonuclease/exonuclease/phosphatase family protein, which produces MRIATYNVEWFNALFDDKGKMLDDQDLSGRHGVSRHEQLTALGIVFAALDADAIMVIEAPDTNKKRATEPALENFAEAMGLRARKALIGFANATQQEIALLYDPDVLSCRHDPQGEETGKRGSPDAPRFDGVFRIDLDIDATEDLVEFSKPPLEIAAETRDGFAFRMIGAHLKSKAPHGARNRDEAMRMGISNRRKQQAQAVWLRRRVEAHLEAGESLILLGDLNDGPGLDEYEHLFGRSSVEVIMGDGASSAHALYDPHAKRALTRRIGAMNTTARFYISQEKRYLQALLDYIMVSPDLRAKGPSWRIWHPFDDPGCWKMPDLRDALIAASDHFPVIMDIDLTS; this is translated from the coding sequence ATGCGCATCGCCACTTACAATGTGGAATGGTTCAATGCCCTGTTTGATGACAAGGGCAAAATGCTTGACGACCAAGACCTGTCGGGACGCCACGGTGTCAGCCGACATGAGCAGCTCACAGCGCTTGGAATTGTGTTTGCGGCGCTTGATGCCGATGCGATCATGGTGATTGAAGCACCGGACACCAACAAAAAGCGCGCCACCGAACCTGCGCTGGAAAACTTTGCCGAGGCGATGGGGTTGCGCGCGCGTAAAGCATTGATTGGCTTTGCAAATGCGACGCAACAAGAGATTGCATTGCTTTATGATCCCGATGTGCTGAGCTGTCGGCACGACCCGCAAGGCGAAGAGACAGGCAAGCGCGGGTCGCCGGATGCGCCACGGTTTGACGGGGTGTTTCGGATTGACTTGGATATTGATGCGACTGAGGATCTGGTAGAGTTTTCCAAACCACCGTTGGAGATTGCGGCCGAGACGCGGGATGGGTTCGCCTTTCGCATGATCGGCGCGCATCTGAAATCCAAAGCCCCACACGGCGCGCGCAACCGCGATGAGGCGATGCGCATGGGCATTTCCAACCGGCGCAAGCAACAGGCGCAGGCGGTGTGGCTGAGACGCCGGGTGGAAGCGCATCTTGAGGCGGGTGAGTCGCTTATTCTGCTTGGAGATCTCAATGACGGTCCCGGTCTGGACGAATATGAGCATCTTTTTGGGCGCTCGTCTGTTGAGGTGATCATGGGGGACGGCGCCAGCTCGGCGCACGCGCTTTATGATCCCCATGCCAAACGTGCTCTGACACGTCGGATCGGCGCGATGAACACCACAGCCCGCTTCTATATTTCCCAGGAAAAACGGTATCTTCAGGCGCTTTTGGACTACATCATGGTCTCGCCTGATTTGCGGGCCAAGGGACCCAGCTGGCGTATTTGGCATCCCTTTGATGACCCTGGGTGCTGGAAGATGCCGGACCTGCGTGATGCGCTCATTGCGGCCTCCGATCACTTCCCGGTCATCATGGATATTGACCTAACGTCTTAA
- a CDS encoding GNAT family N-acetyltransferase produces MILRAATDADAEAVARIVNTYIRETTVSFTEIEKTVDQVMQEIAVRQAAGRPFLVAQTDEGVVGYATYDQFRKGTGYGRTMEHTVMLASDARGRGVGRALMAALEDHAVTQEVGSLMAGISGENTEAVTFHLALGYEQVGHVAQAGFKFGRWIDLILLQKRLSHGLDSR; encoded by the coding sequence ATGATCCTGCGCGCGGCCACGGATGCCGATGCAGAGGCCGTTGCGCGGATCGTGAACACTTATATTCGGGAGACCACTGTCAGTTTCACCGAAATTGAAAAGACGGTGGATCAAGTGATGCAAGAGATCGCTGTACGGCAGGCCGCGGGCAGGCCGTTTTTGGTGGCACAAACCGATGAAGGGGTGGTGGGATACGCCACCTATGATCAGTTCCGCAAAGGCACGGGCTATGGTCGCACGATGGAACACACGGTGATGCTGGCCTCTGATGCGCGAGGGCGTGGGGTGGGCCGGGCTTTGATGGCGGCGCTTGAGGATCATGCCGTGACGCAAGAGGTCGGGTCGCTGATGGCCGGGATCAGCGGCGAAAACACAGAGGCCGTTACGTTTCACCTTGCCCTCGGTTATGAGCAGGTGGGGCACGTTGCGCAGGCGGGTTTCAAGTTCGGCAGATGGATTGATCTGATTTTGTTACAAAAACGCCTGTCACACGGCTTAGACAGTCGCTAA
- a CDS encoding MAPEG family protein, translated as MSQKRGVILAGMAAGALWAVGLLWIGAQIPVPIAMIQPVLMGAVFGPGVVLMLMIARLAQRRFGDDTTIDGQKLTGGAAVDQAVLTNTLEQVVLALCIWPLVGFFLGAGTVLALGLGFVVARLLFWVGYHFSPPLRAFGFAATFYPTLFAAVWVIFRLVSG; from the coding sequence ATGAGCCAAAAACGCGGCGTGATCCTTGCCGGAATGGCGGCCGGGGCACTCTGGGCCGTGGGGCTGCTGTGGATTGGCGCTCAGATCCCCGTGCCGATTGCGATGATCCAGCCGGTTCTGATGGGCGCAGTCTTTGGCCCCGGTGTGGTGCTGATGCTGATGATTGCAAGGTTGGCGCAGAGGCGTTTTGGGGATGACACCACCATTGACGGACAGAAGCTGACCGGCGGCGCGGCGGTGGATCAGGCCGTGCTGACGAACACTTTGGAACAGGTCGTGCTGGCGCTTTGCATCTGGCCGCTGGTTGGCTTTTTCCTGGGCGCGGGAACGGTTCTCGCACTTGGGCTGGGGTTTGTCGTGGCGCGGTTGTTGTTTTGGGTGGGATATCATTTCTCGCCGCCGCTGCGCGCCTTTGGCTTTGCGGCCACGTTCTATCCGACACTCTTCGCAGCAGTTTGGGTCATCTTTCGGCTTGTCTCGGGCTAA